The nucleotide sequence AGCGCCGCCGTAGTAGACGTCGCCCTTGATCCAACTGACCTTGCCCTGAAGCATCCTGATGCCATAGGCCAGCGCGTAGTTCCAGTCGTTAGTGTCATACTCGACCAGAGCCCGCGCGCCGAGAGGTGCGATCTTCCCTTCGATCCCGAAGAAGAAGCCGCTCAGCTCTCCGCCGATCCCGACACCGCCGTGCACTCTCACACCCTCGAGCAACCCGGGAATACCTTCGGTGATCGGGACCGTCTTGCTCGATACCGCGTATATCGAACGCCCGCCGGTAGAGAGGCTGAGCCCTTTGGCGTCCTCGCCGATGTCTCTGATACCGACCGCCAGCGCGGGGGTGAACATAGTCTCCGGGGTAACCTGCGCCTGGGCGCTCAGCACGTCCGTGTCATCCGATCCGTAGCCTGCGTACCGCGTGCCCTCGACCTCAAACTTGCCGATGCCGACGTTCACCCAGTAGATCCTGCCGTCGCCGTCGGCGTTACCGGCGTATTCAGCTTTGACCCCGCCCGTGCCGAAGGTGTCCCCGGTCGGTATCAGGATCAATCTGTCTGCCGACGCCGCGCCAATAAGCGCGAATACGAGCAACGCGACCAACGCTGCCAGAACCATTGTATTCCTCATCCGTCTCCTCCTGCTCCATAGTCCGATGCCGTCCTACGTCCATATACGTTCGCCATGAACCTGCTGTTTCACCTTCTCGATATCATCGGCCGAGGACCTCATTCCAGTATCCACCAGCACGACGAACTCTATGTTGTGACGCCGAGGCGAGGGTCTCTGCCTGCTGACACGGTACCGCTTGTAGACACGTGTGAGCACGGAACATCGCCCCCTAGTGGCGAGCGCATCGAGCAGATCGTCGAAAGCGATGATCCCGTCCGTGCTGTAACTTAAGATGATGTGGCGCGCATCGAGCCCGGCAATCAGGCGACGGAACTCCGTGAGGGCGCGCGATCTGTGGCAGTAAGCACTGCGGCGCTCGACCCGCCAGTCGGTTCGAATCGCTGACTTGCCGTTCTCCGGCGAGCCAACCTGGTACACCCGGCCGACGGGCGGCTTATCCCAAAGGGCAACGGTGTTCAACAGATGGTAGTTCGCGCCGTACTGATGCTGGTTGTACGGCGGATCGAGATACGCGATGTCGCAGCAGACTCTGCCGAGCAGATCGGACGCGTCGGCTTGGAGGACCGTGTTCTCAAGCCCGTTGTCCCAGAAGGTCGGCGGGGAGAGAGTGAGCCTCGAGCGAATCCTGTACCACGCCGTCTTCGTGGAGCCGCCCCAGCCCCGATGCCAGCCCTTGAAGACGCCGGAGGTGTTGCTGCACCAAGCGGCCTGAAAGATGAGCGGGCCGAGCAGCACGGCTTCCTCCAGTACGCTTATCGCCCCAGAGTCGCTCCACTCGGCGATCCGTTCTCGTACGGCATCAATACGGCGACCGTTCTCCTGGGTGTAGAACATTCGCTCGGAGTCGGGATTCGGGCACTCGTCGTCGGCCGGGCAGTAGTGGGAGGCGATGTATCCGCCGGGAATCCCGGGCAAATCGTTCAGCGCGCGGAAGGCCTTGTCCATTCCGCCTAACGCGCTGAAGGCAGGCGGGCGGTTGGCGGCGATCCACGCGGTATTGATGATCCGGGCATAGGGCTCCCAGTCGTTAGCGACGACACGATAGCCCATCGTCTTGGCGAGGCGGGAGACGACCCCGCTCCCGGCGAAACAGTCGTAGAATGTGCCACCCGCAACGCCGGTGGAGCAGATCGCACGATGGATGAGTGAGAGCAGCCTGCGCTTGTTGCCGATGTACGGAATGAGCTGATCGGTATGGTAGGCGACCTGCATCGAGGGCTAGCGTCTCTTGACGGCGGGCGACCATCGGGGCTGTGAGTTATCGCCGTCACCGTTCGTCAGGTTTGTCGCGCCCTTGCCGTCCGCGCCGGCGCACCAGATGTCGCGCCGCCCATCCGCGCCGACGAGGGTGTAAGCCAGGTTCTTGCCGTCGGGCGACCAAGTCGGTTCGCGCGCGTCGCCCTTGACCAGAACGCGCGGCTTCAGGGAACCCGGCTCGATCTCGTCGAGTGCTCTTCCGTTCAGATCGAGCAGGTAGATGCCTATGCATTTGTCAGGGTAGCCGTCGCCGAGGCGCCACATCTCGAAGGCGATCTGCTTCCCGTCGGGCGACCAGGCGAGCGCACCCGGACCGAGATCCGATGAGCCGGTGAGAAAGACTTCGCGGCTGGACATCGTCGAGATGTCAGAGATGAATATACCGTGTCTGGGAGACCCGCCCTTCGCAGCGAGACCGACAAAAGAAACGGCGAGGTAGTAGTCTCTGCCGGACCAGTCCATCTCCATGCGGCGCGCGGTCTCTACCGTCCCGTCCCGCAGTGTCGTTAGTGAGCGTGTTTCGCGCATGGGATTGTCGAAATCCTCGCGGACGACGGCGGTCTGCAATCCGCTCGTATCTACAATGCCGGCAAGCGTCCGGCGCTTCGGCGACCATCCGACACGCACGAAAATCATGCCCGATTCGGCGACGCCCTGTTCGAGCGTAGGCATCACCTGAAGATCCTCGCCGGTGGCGCGGGCAATGACGAAGACTCTTCCGCTCGAGAGGCAGACAATCTCCTTCCCGTCCGGACCCCACTCGGGCAGGTCCTTTGTACCGGCACTGACGGTGAGGCGCTTCGTGTAGCTCCCGTTCCACGAGGAGACGTAGATCTCATACCTGTCATCCTCGCGATTCGAGGCGGACACAATCTCCCTGGCATCGGGCGACCATGCGGGCGAGATGTCCGCGGCGGCGTCGTTGGTGATGCGGCGTGCATCGGAGCCGTCGGTTCTCATTGTCCAGATGTCGCGTTGGCCACCCCTCTCTGAGACGAACGCGATGTGTTCGGCATCAGGCCGGCTGACGAAGAGAGCCGCTCCCTGTTGAAGAAAGTACAGTCCAGCGAGGCCGAGAACCGCAACGGCGCCCAGGAAAACGAATATCCCTCGATTCATAAATCACCCTCCGTGGCGAAGCACCTTGCCCGGCATCGCGCCCGTGAATGCGCCGTCTTCCAGGACGACCTGCCCGGCAACGATGACAAAGCGAATCCCGCGCGCCGGGCTGACCGGGTTATCAAAAGTCGCGGTGTCCTCGACAGTGTCGGGATTGAAGATCGTAATGTCGGCGGCGTTACCGACGGCTATAGTACCCCGGTCCTTGAGGCCAAGTCGTCTGGCGGGCATGCCTGTCATCTTGGCGACGGCCCGCTCCAGAGGAAGAACATTCTCCTCGCGGACGTATTTCGAGAGGACTCGGGCGAACGTGCCGTAGGCCCTCGGGTGAGGCTTGCCTGTCGTCATCGGGCCGTCGAAGGTGCGGGCGGTGGCGTCCGAGCCGATGACGACAGCGGGATG is from Armatimonadota bacterium and encodes:
- a CDS encoding DNA adenine methylase, coding for MQVAYHTDQLIPYIGNKRRLLSLIHRAICSTGVAGGTFYDCFAGSGVVSRLAKTMGYRVVANDWEPYARIINTAWIAANRPPAFSALGGMDKAFRALNDLPGIPGGYIASHYCPADDECPNPDSERMFYTQENGRRIDAVRERIAEWSDSGAISVLEEAVLLGPLIFQAAWCSNTSGVFKGWHRGWGGSTKTAWYRIRSRLTLSPPTFWDNGLENTVLQADASDLLGRVCCDIAYLDPPYNQHQYGANYHLLNTVALWDKPPVGRVYQVGSPENGKSAIRTDWRVERRSAYCHRSRALTEFRRLIAGLDARHIILSYSTDGIIAFDDLLDALATRGRCSVLTRVYKRYRVSRQRPSPRRHNIEFVVLVDTGMRSSADDIEKVKQQVHGERIWT
- a CDS encoding PD40 domain-containing protein, with the translated sequence MNRGIFVFLGAVAVLGLAGLYFLQQGAALFVSRPDAEHIAFVSERGGQRDIWTMRTDGSDARRITNDAAADISPAWSPDAREIVSASNREDDRYEIYVSSWNGSYTKRLTVSAGTKDLPEWGPDGKEIVCLSSGRVFVIARATGEDLQVMPTLEQGVAESGMIFVRVGWSPKRRTLAGIVDTSGLQTAVVREDFDNPMRETRSLTTLRDGTVETARRMEMDWSGRDYYLAVSFVGLAAKGGSPRHGIFISDISTMSSREVFLTGSSDLGPGALAWSPDGKQIAFEMWRLGDGYPDKCIGIYLLDLNGRALDEIEPGSLKPRVLVKGDAREPTWSPDGKNLAYTLVGADGRRDIWCAGADGKGATNLTNGDGDNSQPRWSPAVKRR